A window of Streptomyces sp. Je 1-332 genomic DNA:
CCGAGGCGGGCGACGGAGTCGAGGCCCTCCAGGCGCTGCGCACGACCGAGGTCGACGTCGTGCTCATGGACGTACGCATGCCGAAACTGGACGGCGTGGAGACGACCCGGCGCATCTGCCAGGACGAGAACCCTCCGAAGGTGCTGATCCTCACGACCTTCGACCTCGACGAGTACGCCTTCTCGGGGCTGAAGGCGGGCGCGTCCGGTTTCATGCTGAAGGACGTGCCTCCGGGCGAGCTGCTCGCCGCGATCCGCTCCGTGCACAGCGGTGACGCGGTGGTCGCGCCGTCCACGACGCGGCGCCTTCTCGACCGCTTCGCGCCGATGCTGCCGAACGCGGGCGGGCAGCCGCAGCACAAGGAGCTGGAGCGGCTCACCGACCGCGAGCGCGAGGTCATGATCCTGGTCGCCCAGGGACTTTCGAACGGGGAGATCGCGGCACGGCTCGTCCTCTCCGAGGCCACGGTCAAGACCCATGTGGGCCGCATCCTGACCAAGCTCGGCCTGCGGGACCGGGTGCAGGTCGTGGTCCTCGCGTACGAGACGGGCCTGGTGCGGGCGGGCGGCGGGGCGGCCTGACGCGGCTCTGCGCGGTTCTACGCGGCTCTACAGGGAGGGCGGGTCAGCGCAGGATGCCCTCCAGGAAGTCGCTGCCCAGGCGGGCCACCACGGTGACGTCCAGCTGGTGCAGCACATACCTTCCGCGCCGGGTCGTGGTGATCAGTCCCGCCTTCTTCAGGAGCGCGAGGTGCCGGGAGACCTCCGGTGACGTCAGTCCCGTCGCGTGGGCCAGCTCGCCGGTGCTGTAGGGCGCGCGGGCCAGGTTGCGGCACAGCCGCAGGCGCACGGGGTGCGCGAGGGCCGTGAGCCGCCGCTCCAGCGTCTCCACCGAGGTGGGCTCGGCCAGGTCCGGGGTGGACACGGGGTAGTGGATCACCGGGCGCCAGCCCGGGGCGTGCAGGACCATCAGGTGCGGCCACGCGAAGTGCGAGGGCACGAACGTGAGCCCCGCGCCCAGGGTGTGGTCCAGGGCCGTCGTGTCGCCCGGCACCAGCTTGTCCGCGGTGATGCGGCGGCCGTCGGCGTCCACCGAGAGGGCCGCCGACACCGAGGTCAGCACCTCGGCGAGGCCCTTGTGCCGCAGTATCTCCGTCTTGTGCCGCGCGTCGGCGGCCAGTTGGACCCGCACCCGCTGCCAGGTGTCGGCGAAGAACGCCTCGTCGCAGTCCTCCAGGAGGCGGCGCAGCCAGGCCCGGACGGTGTGCGGGTCGGACAGCAGGCGCTCGGCGAAGTCCAGCTGCCTCGTGCCGCGGGTAGCGGCCAGCTCCAGGGACCTGGCGCGCCGGACGGGGTCGCTGAGCGGCGATGGACCGCCCACGTTGTAGGTCGTGCCGCAGGTGAACTCCATGGCCGCCATGACGAAGCGGTCGTCGTCCAGGCGGTCGAGGAGGTCCAGCTCCTCGGTGAGAGTGGCGCCCGGTCTGCCGTCGCCGCCGACGAGCCCGGCGAACGGCATGAAGACGTCCGAGAACGTGTTCCGCCACAGGAAGTCGGCCTCGCACAGCCGGTCGGCGAGGTCCGGTTTGAGGCAGGCGCTGGTCGCCGTCGCCCAGCCGTGCAGCCCCGGGTGGTGGCCCGGTTCGGACAGCGCGTGCAGGGCAACGCCCAGCTCCGCGAGGGGCGATGGGTCGAAGAAGATGCGCTCCTGCGGCAGGCCCGCGATGTCGATGTGCACGCTCATGGACCCATCGTGCACCGTGCCACCGACAACCAGGCGGCCGATTGACGCCCGGCGTCAATCGACGCGACGGCGCCGTGACGGCGGGAGCAGTCTGTGGTGACAGGGCCGGACGACGACACCACCGGACCCGGTCTCCACCTCCTTGCGCCGACTCTGCTTCCCGTCGACCCAAGGGCGCCCGATAAGTAACAATTGTCCTGAGAGGCGAACCCGTCATGAGCATCACGCAGCAGTACCTGCTCGACAGCTACCGCGCCGCCCAGCACGACGAACGCACCCCGCCCGCCCCCGGCTGGCAGGACTGGCAGGTCGTCCGAGAGGTGCGGGACTACGGCCGCTTCCGCGCCGTCGTCGACGAACGCCCCGCCCACGGAAGGTTCCGCGCCGCCGTGGCCCGGCTCATCCGGGGATCCGGCGTACGAACTCCGCGACCGCATCATTGACGTCGTCGGACGTCCACTCCAGGCCCGCCTCGGTCACGGTGACCTCCGTGACCGAGAGGCCGGGCGGCCCGTCCGGGAACCAGCGCCCGAACAGCTGGGTTCTGGTCTCCTCGGCCTGCACCAGGGCCGCCTCGGTCAGCGCTTCGGCGTCGTACGGCAGCCAGACCTGGAACTGGTGGGTGTGCGGCCGCTCCGGGTGTACGCGTGACCAGGGCACACCGGCATCGCTGAAGCCTTCGCGCAGGGCGTCGGCGACCACGCGCGCGTGGGCGACGTAGTCCGGCAGCCGCGGGAGCGTGGTCTTCAGGCCGAGCAGAGCGGCTGCGGCGGCCGGGAACTGCTGGAAGACCTGGCCGCCGTAGCGGTGGCGCCAGCTCCGCGCCTCGTCCACGAGGGTGTGCGGGCCCGCGAGCGCCGCGCCGCTCAGGCCGTCGAGGGACTTGTAGAACGACACGTACACGGTGTCCGCGAGTCCGGCGATCTCCGCGAGGGAGCGGTCGAAGTGCGGTGTGCACTCCCACAGGCGCGCACCGTCGAAGTGCACGACCGCGTCACGGTCCCTGGCCGCCTCCACGACCTCTTCGAGCTCCTCCCAGGACGGCAGCACGAAACCGGCGTCCCGGAGCGGCAGTTCGAGCATCAGCGTCCCGAAGGGTTCCCCGAAGTCCCGCACCTCGTCGGCCGTGGGCAGCCGCGGCTCCCGCGTCGGATGTACGGTGCGCAGTCCGCTCACCGCGGTCAGCGCGCCCCCTTCGTGTACCTCGGGGTGGGCCTTCGGATGCAGGGCGACGGTCGCGTTGCCGGTGCGGCCCGCCCAGCAGCGCAGGGCGACCTGCTGGGCCATCGTTCCGGTCGGGAAGAAGGCCGCCGCTTCCTTGCCGAGCAGCCGCGCGACCTCGTCCTCCAGGCGGGCGACGAGCCCGTTGCCGTAGATGTCGGCGGGCTCGTCCGGGCCCACGACCTCCGAGGCCGCGTCCGCGAGTGCCGAGAGCCGTGCGGCGAGCGGGAGGTGCCCCGACCAGCGGTGCAGGATGCGGGTGGCGCCGAGTGCGGCCGCCCGGCGGCGGGCGGCGAACAGGTCCTGCTCGCTCACCTCGGTTTCTCCGTCGTGTGAAGTCATCCCAGAAGTCATTGCAGAACTCGACCCAGAAGTCATCCCCCGAGCATGGCCTGCCGTCGGCCGCCGGTCATACCAATACCCACAGCCTGTGGACAGCCGAGGACGCGGCGCGGACCAATCGCGTTAGCATGACGAGAAATCGTCCGGTACCCCGAGCGGACTGGAACGGGAAGGCGTCATCGCGTGAACGCACCTCATCAGCCAGACCCGCGGGACCGCCCCGCGAGGCTCACGGTGGGTGTCGTGGGAGCGGGCCGTGTCGGCCCCGCGCTCGCCGCGGCACTCCAGCTCGCCGGGCACCGCCCGGTCGCCGCGTCCGGGGTCTCCGACGCGTCCGTCCGGCGCGCGGCGGCCTTGCTGCCCGACGTCCCCCTCGTCCCCCCGGCCCAGGTCCTCGAGCGCTCCGACCTGGTCCTCCTGACCGTTCCGGACGACGCCCTGCCGGGCCTGGTCGAGGGCCTCGTCGAGACCGATGCGATCCGCCCCGGGCAGCTCCTGGTGCACACGTCCGGGCGGTACGGCACGAAGGTGCTCGAACCCGCCCTGCGTGCCGGAGCCCTGCCGCTGGCCCTGCACCCCGCGATGACGTTCACCGGGACCCCCGTCGACGTGCAGCGCCTCGCGGGTTGCTCCTTCGGCGTGACGGCTCCCGAGGAGCTGCGCCTCGCCGCCGAGGCCCTGGTCATCGAGATGGGCGGCGAGCCCGAGTGGATCGCCGAGGAGGCCAGGCCGCTGTACCACGCGGCACTCGCGCTCGGCGCGAACCACCTGGTCACGCTGGTCGCCGAGTCCATGGACCTGCTCCGGGACGCGGGCGTGACAGCCCCCGACCGGATGCTGGGCCCGCTGCTCGGCGCCGCCCTGGACAACGCCCTGCGCTCCGGCGACGCGGCCCTCACCGGCCCCGTCGCGCGCGGGGACGCGGGCACCGTCGCCGCGCACGTCGCCGAGCTGCGCAAGCACGCCCCGCAGACCGTCGCCGGCTATCTGGCCATGGCCCGCGCGACCGCCGACCGCGCGCTCGCCCACGGACTGCTCAAGCCCGAGCTCGCCGAGGACCTCCTGGGAGTCCTGGCCAACGGCGGGAGCGGGTCCGGCGACGCGGAGGGAGGAGCCCGATGACCCGTCTGGTGCACTCCGCCGAACCGCTGCGCACGCGCACGCGTGCCGGACGCCGGGTCGTCGTCATGACCATGGGCGCCCTGCACGAGGGCCACGCCACCCTCATCCGCACCGCACGCGACATGGCGGGCGCCGACGGCGAAGTCGTGGTCACGGTCTTCGTGAACCCCCTCCAGTTCGGCGCGGGCGAGGACCTCGACCGCTACCCGCGCACGCTGGACGCCGACGTCAAGATCGCCGAACAGGAAGGTGCGGACCTCGTGTTCGCCCCCTCCGTGGACGAGGTCTATCCAGGCGGCGAACCGCAGGTCCGGATCAGCGCGGGACCCATGGGCACCCTCCTCGAAGGTGCCACCCGCCCCGGCCACTTCGACGGCATGCTCACGGTCGTCGCCAAGCTCCTGCACCTCACCCGCCCCGACGTCGCGCTGTACGGCCAGAAGGACGCCCAGCAGCTCGCCCTCATCCGCCGCATGGTGCGGGACCTGAACTTCGGCGTCGACATAGTCGGCGTACCCACCGTGCGCGAGGAGGACGGCCTGGCCCTCTCCAGCCGCAACCGCTACCTCTCCGCGGCCGAGCGGCGCACCGCACTCGCGCTCTCCCAGGCCCTCTTCGCGGGCCGCGACCGGCACGCCGCGCAGGAGGCACTCCACGCGCGGGCGGCGCTCGCCCCCGTCACGCACGCGCGCGCCGACGCCCTGAACGCACTGGGGGAGTCCCGCGCCGCCGCCGACACCCACGCCCTCGCCCAGTCCGTCACGCCCGCCGTGCCCGGCGGCCCGGCGGCCGTCCGCGCCGCCGCCCGCCAGGTCCTCGACCAGGCGGCCCGCAGCAGGCCCCCGCTCGAACTCGACTACCTGGCGCTGGTCGACCCGGCCGACTTCACGGACGTACAGCCGGGCCACACCGGTGAGGCGATCCTCGCCGTCGCGGCCAAGGTCGGCGCGACCCGGCTGATCGACAACATCCCGCTCACGTTCGGAGCCACCCCATGAGTGCCACCGGAATACGGCTGCACGCCCCCGCGCCCGGCTGGTCCCTGGAAGCCGACATCGTCGTCGTCGGCTCCGGAGTGGCCGGACTGACCACGGCGCTGCGCTGCTCGGCCGCGGGCCTGAGGACCGTCGTGGTCACCAAGGCCCGCCTGGACGACGGCTCCACGCGCTGGGCCCAGGGCGGCATCGCCGCGGCGCTCGGCGATGGCGACACCCCCGAGCAGCATCTGGACGACACCCTCGTGGCGGGCGCGGGCCTGTGCGACGAGGAGGCCGTGCGCACCCTGGTCACCGAGGGCCCCGACGCCGTACGCCGCCTCATCGAGACCGGCGCCCACTTCGACACCGGCCCCGAGGGCGCCATCGAGCTGACCCGCGAGGGCGGCCACCACCGCCGCCGCATCGCGCACGCGGGCGGCGACGCGACCGGCCTGGAAATCTCCCGCGCCCTGGTCGAAGCGGTCCGCGCGCGGTCCATACCGACCGTGGAGAACGCCCTCGTACTGGACCTCCTCACGGATGCCGAAGGCCGCACCGCCGGTGTCTCCCTGCACGTCATGGGCGAGGGGCAGCACGACGGCGTGGGAGCGGTGCACGCCCCCGCGGTCGTCCTCGCCACCGGCGGCATGGGCCAGGTCTTCTCGGCGACCACGAACCCGTCCGTGTCGACGGGCGACGGCGTCGCGCTGGCCCTGCGCGCGGGCGCCGAGGTGAGCGACCTGGAGTTCGTGCAGTTCCACCCCACCGTGCTCTTCCTGGGCGCCGACGCGGAGGGCCAGCAGCCGCTGGTCTCCGAGGCGGTGCGCGGCGAGGGGGCCCACCTCGTGGACGCGCACGGCGTGCGTTTCATGGTCGGCCAGCACGAACTCGCGGAGCTCGCCCCCCGGGACATCGTCGCCAAGGGCATCACGCGGCGCATGCAGGAACAGGGCGCCGAGCACATGTACTTGGACGGCCGGCACTTCGGCGCCGACATGTGGGAGAACCGCTTCCCGACGATCCTCGCCGCCTGCCGCGCCCACGGCATCGACCCCGTGACCGAGCCCGTCCCCGTCGCCCCGGCCGCGCACTACGCCTCCGGCGGCGTCCGCACCGACGCGCACGGCCGCACCACGGTCCCCGGTCTGTACGCGTGCGGCGAGGTCGCCTGCACCGGAGTGCACGGAGCGAATCGCCTCGCCTCCAACTCCCTCCTGGAAGGCCTGGTCTACGCCGAGCGCATCGCCGCGGACATCGCGGCACAGCACGCGGAGAAGGCCCTCCCCGCCCTCTACGCCGCGGTGCCCGTCCCGGTGCCCGCACCCGCCCCGGTCGACCACTCCGACACCCCCGCGCACCCCCTGCTGCCCCCCGAGGCCCGCTTCGCCATCCAGCGCGTGATGACCGAAGGCGCCGGAGTGCTCAGGTCCGCCGACTCCCTCTCCGAGGCCGCGGCCAGGCTCGCCCGCATCCACGCCGAGGCCGCGGGCGCGCTCGCCGAGGACGGCAAGACCGCCGAGCCCGGCGTCGACACGTGGGAGACCACCAACCTCCTGTGCGTCGCCCGCGTTCTGGTGGCGGCGGCCCAGCGCCGCGAGGAGACCCGCGGCTGCCACTGGCGCGAGGACCGCCCCGACCGCGACGACGCGTCCTGGCGCCGCCACATCGTCGTACGCCTCAACGCGGACCGGACCCTGGCCGTGCAGACCACCGAGACCGCAGACTTCCCTCCGACGACCAGCCTTCAGGAGAAGTGACCGTGAGCACCCCCGACGACCTCCCTCTCGCCCCCACGGG
This region includes:
- a CDS encoding response regulator transcription factor; translation: MSIRVMLVDDQALLRTGFRMVLAAQPDMEVVAEAGDGVEALQALRTTEVDVVLMDVRMPKLDGVETTRRICQDENPPKVLILTTFDLDEYAFSGLKAGASGFMLKDVPPGELLAAIRSVHSGDAVVAPSTTRRLLDRFAPMLPNAGGQPQHKELERLTDREREVMILVAQGLSNGEIAARLVLSEATVKTHVGRILTKLGLRDRVQVVVLAYETGLVRAGGGAA
- a CDS encoding DUF5937 family protein → MHIDIAGLPQERIFFDPSPLAELGVALHALSEPGHHPGLHGWATATSACLKPDLADRLCEADFLWRNTFSDVFMPFAGLVGGDGRPGATLTEELDLLDRLDDDRFVMAAMEFTCGTTYNVGGPSPLSDPVRRARSLELAATRGTRQLDFAERLLSDPHTVRAWLRRLLEDCDEAFFADTWQRVRVQLAADARHKTEILRHKGLAEVLTSVSAALSVDADGRRITADKLVPGDTTALDHTLGAGLTFVPSHFAWPHLMVLHAPGWRPVIHYPVSTPDLAEPTSVETLERRLTALAHPVRLRLCRNLARAPYSTGELAHATGLTSPEVSRHLALLKKAGLITTTRRGRYVLHQLDVTVVARLGSDFLEGILR
- a CDS encoding beta-eliminating lyase-related protein, with the protein product MTSHDGETEVSEQDLFAARRRAAALGATRILHRWSGHLPLAARLSALADAASEVVGPDEPADIYGNGLVARLEDEVARLLGKEAAAFFPTGTMAQQVALRCWAGRTGNATVALHPKAHPEVHEGGALTAVSGLRTVHPTREPRLPTADEVRDFGEPFGTLMLELPLRDAGFVLPSWEELEEVVEAARDRDAVVHFDGARLWECTPHFDRSLAEIAGLADTVYVSFYKSLDGLSGAALAGPHTLVDEARSWRHRYGGQVFQQFPAAAAALLGLKTTLPRLPDYVAHARVVADALREGFSDAGVPWSRVHPERPHTHQFQVWLPYDAEALTEAALVQAEETRTQLFGRWFPDGPPGLSVTEVTVTEAGLEWTSDDVNDAVAEFVRRIPG
- a CDS encoding DUF2520 domain-containing protein gives rise to the protein MNAPHQPDPRDRPARLTVGVVGAGRVGPALAAALQLAGHRPVAASGVSDASVRRAAALLPDVPLVPPAQVLERSDLVLLTVPDDALPGLVEGLVETDAIRPGQLLVHTSGRYGTKVLEPALRAGALPLALHPAMTFTGTPVDVQRLAGCSFGVTAPEELRLAAEALVIEMGGEPEWIAEEARPLYHAALALGANHLVTLVAESMDLLRDAGVTAPDRMLGPLLGAALDNALRSGDAALTGPVARGDAGTVAAHVAELRKHAPQTVAGYLAMARATADRALAHGLLKPELAEDLLGVLANGGSGSGDAEGGAR
- the panC gene encoding pantoate--beta-alanine ligase, whose protein sequence is MTRLVHSAEPLRTRTRAGRRVVVMTMGALHEGHATLIRTARDMAGADGEVVVTVFVNPLQFGAGEDLDRYPRTLDADVKIAEQEGADLVFAPSVDEVYPGGEPQVRISAGPMGTLLEGATRPGHFDGMLTVVAKLLHLTRPDVALYGQKDAQQLALIRRMVRDLNFGVDIVGVPTVREEDGLALSSRNRYLSAAERRTALALSQALFAGRDRHAAQEALHARAALAPVTHARADALNALGESRAAADTHALAQSVTPAVPGGPAAVRAAARQVLDQAARSRPPLELDYLALVDPADFTDVQPGHTGEAILAVAAKVGATRLIDNIPLTFGATP
- a CDS encoding L-aspartate oxidase, coding for MSATGIRLHAPAPGWSLEADIVVVGSGVAGLTTALRCSAAGLRTVVVTKARLDDGSTRWAQGGIAAALGDGDTPEQHLDDTLVAGAGLCDEEAVRTLVTEGPDAVRRLIETGAHFDTGPEGAIELTREGGHHRRRIAHAGGDATGLEISRALVEAVRARSIPTVENALVLDLLTDAEGRTAGVSLHVMGEGQHDGVGAVHAPAVVLATGGMGQVFSATTNPSVSTGDGVALALRAGAEVSDLEFVQFHPTVLFLGADAEGQQPLVSEAVRGEGAHLVDAHGVRFMVGQHELAELAPRDIVAKGITRRMQEQGAEHMYLDGRHFGADMWENRFPTILAACRAHGIDPVTEPVPVAPAAHYASGGVRTDAHGRTTVPGLYACGEVACTGVHGANRLASNSLLEGLVYAERIAADIAAQHAEKALPALYAAVPVPVPAPAPVDHSDTPAHPLLPPEARFAIQRVMTEGAGVLRSADSLSEAAARLARIHAEAAGALAEDGKTAEPGVDTWETTNLLCVARVLVAAAQRREETRGCHWREDRPDRDDASWRRHIVVRLNADRTLAVQTTETADFPPTTSLQEK